From Vitis vinifera cultivar Pinot Noir 40024 chromosome 3, ASM3070453v1, the proteins below share one genomic window:
- the LOC100245131 gene encoding serine/threonine-protein kinase ATR isoform X4 produces the protein MEMLIFKWWVAYSLQACFDFARVLGALINYDIVPHQNLIQSISFILDEAGDGLPVFRNVAYDSSMGGCLHVLHSTCSDDVVKLTAADLINVFPRSILNTKSAELKVALCNAYIRIAKTCPPHIWKPESLIYTLLSSEPCLPLIDCFQVALSILGPDCVGAKTSDTSMVSSTSSDKRIENLRVGGKRPIQDQDTCKSKRQKLEEESMASNAEVHVSCKLSHIVTCEREQEHANYMHTSLLSFVELLKPTVVKDTPFRPEVSLTALSMLCIVFSKYPQTNLSLFITQQIYAWIPWICEQVKQGCSIALDLSIYLEAVHCVLLLQSPLSMENTFFRNNGDGADFVNIVLKLPFTHSFVLSESNPPWRTKCLSVQVQSKIGPSLKTESILEVLDLGLHDEADEVRIEAVISMPVIVLWSGLDVLRHVFRRLDFLENEKHEKVKKIIPFSLGFLACLYGLCNVVAGLDETACKLFFKSENEKWSQFVEHVLEGFWCPKCDGRIANDHELRSKILHLPDIQTVEIGLDHDYIHLQSIFFNLLYDESSEEVQVACVGVIRRILLHGVPDIVLKTKSEWVKCVENLLLHKKKAVREAFCMQISFFLEDSVLSCLFLDGEASDKTKEQKFLDKIKHALAAAEDPQVFETLLESTAEIMIAVDIQSQIFLFSLILLVDQLDNPHLTVRMTASRLIHRSCFFHLKGGFELILSKVVHIRNELYDYLSTRVASRPKMVQEFAESVIGVETEDLVKKMVPVVLPKLVVTQQDDNLAVVTLQELAKCLDTDMVPLIVNWLPKVLAFALHRADGQELFSALQFYHVHTGSNNQEIFAAALPALLDELVCFLDVGDLDEISKRLARVPQMIKEVAKVLTGSEDLPGFLRNHFVGLLNSIDRKMLHAEDLALQKQALKRIEMLIKLMGSHLSTYVPKLMVLLMHAIDKESLQSEGLSVLHFFIGQLAKVSPSSTKHVISQVFAALIPFLEREKENLSIHLNKVVEILEELVFENKAILKQHIREFPPLPSIPALMKVNEVIQDARGSMNLKDQLLDIVDGLDHENLNVRYMVACELSKLLNLRRDDITALITGEAGSHMDVLSSLITSLLRGCAEESRTVVGQRLKLICADCLGALGAVDPAKVKGISCQRFKIECSDDDLIFELIHKHLARAFRAAPDTIVQDSAALAIQELLKIAGCEASLDENMALSTLQTLKDKEPLKVSISGVKSIDCCDEMSRRGQRLWDRFSNYVKEIIAPCLTSRFQLPNVVDSASAGPIYRPSMSFRRWIFFWIRKLTVLATGSRASIFNSCRGIVRHDMQTAIYLLPYLVLNAVCHGSKEARYGITAEILSVLDAAASDNSGAADHESGGQSEVCIQAVFTLLDNLGQWVDDVEQDIALSQSFQSAVSRQQSSKLKDQNPNPTDSDLLLIQCKYVSELLAAIPKVTLAKASFRCQAYARSLMYFESHVRGKSGSFNPAAEKGGFFEDEDISFLMEIYSGLDEPDGLSGLACLRTSLSLQDQLLINKKAGNWAEVLTSSEQALQMEPTSVQRHSDVLNCLLNMCHLQAMVIHVDGLISRIPKYKKTWCMQGVQAAWRLSRWELMDEYLDGADKEGLLCSSSESNASFDMDVVKILQAMMKKDQFSVAEKIALSKQALIAPLAAAGMDSYTRAYPFVVKLHMLRELEDFHQLLVDESFLEKSFDLADLRFTKMMENWGNRLRFTQPSLWAREPLLALRRLVLGASGLGAQVGDCWLQYAKLCRSAGHYETANRAILEAQASGSPNVHMEKAKLLWSTRRSDGAIAELQQSLLNMPVEIVGSAAISSITSRSLVPANPPPLLCDTQTSNENRDIAKTLLLYSRWIHYTGQKQKEDVMSLYSRVRELQPRWEKGYFYMAKYCDEVLVDARKRQEENFEPCPRIIPSKSAIVASTNLNSEKHWWSYLPDVLLFYAKGLHRGHKNLFQALPRLLTLWFDFGSVYQRSGSSSNKEWKNIHGKVMGIMRGCLKDLPTYQWLTVLPQLVSRICHQNEEIVRLVKLIITSVLRQYPQQALWIMAAVSKSTVPSRREAAAEIIQAARKGSSSGNSGNNLFVQFATLIDHLIRLCFHSGQPKARTINLSTEFSALKRMMPLGIIMPIQQSLTVTLPAYEMNHGDSLISDIFTSDLPTISGIADEAEILSSLQRPKKIVLLGSDGVQCPFLCKPKDDLRKDARMMEFTAMINRLLSKYPESRRRKLYIRTFAVIPLTEDCGMVEWVPHTRGLRHILQDIYISCGKFDRQKTNPQIKRIYDQCQGKMLEDEMLKNKILPMFPPVFHKWFLNNFSEPAAWFRARLAYSHTTAVWSMVGHIVGLGDRHGENILFDSTTGDCVHVDFSCLFDKGLQLEKPELVPFRLTQNMIDGLGITGYEGIFLRVSEITLSVLRTHRETLVSILETFIHDPLVEWTKSHKSSGVEVQNPHAQRAISNIEARLQGIVVGVGAAPSLPLAVEGQARRLIAEAVSHKNLGKMYIWWMPWF, from the exons ATGGAGATGCTGATCTTCAAATGGTGGGTAGCATATTCACTACAA GCATGCTTTGACTTTGCACGTGTCCTGGGGGCattaataaattatgacatTGTTCCTCATCAAAATCTAATTCAGTCGATATCTTTCATATTGGATGAGGCTGGGGATGGACTTCCAGTGTTCAG AAATGTGGCTTATGATTCCTCCATGGGTGGTTGCCTTCATGTGTTGCACTCTACTTGTTCAGACGATGTTGTTAAATTAACAGCTGCAgatttaattaatgttttcccTCGGTCAATTTTGAATACCAAAAGCGCTGAACTTAAG gTTGCATTGTGCAATGCATACATACGGATTGCTAAAACATGTCCTCCTCATATCTGGAAACCAGAATCTCTTATTTATACACTTCTTTCCTCAGAACCCTGCCTGCCATTGATAGATTGCTTTCAAGTAGCTCTATCTATACTTGGTCCTGATTGTGTTGGAGCAAAAACAAGTGACACGAGTATGGTTTCATCAACCTCAAGTGATAAAAGAATTGAGAACTTGAGAGTTGGAGGGAAGCGGCCTATTCAGGACCAGGACACTTGCAAGAGTAAGCGCCAAAAGCTTGAAGAAGAAAGTATGGCTTCCAATGCTGAAGTTCATGTATCATGCAAGCTATCTCATATTGTTACTTGTGAAAGAGAACAAGAACATGCAAACTACATGCACACCTCACTTCTCTCATTTGTTGAACTTCTGAAACCCACTGTGGTCAAAGATACACCATTTAGACCAGAAGTTTCTTTAACTGCTCTTAGCATGCTTTGCATTGTCTTCTCTAAATATCCACAGACCAATTTGTCCCTTTTCATTACTCAACAGATATATGCATGGATCCCTTGGATATGTGAGCAG GTAAAACAAGGCTGTTCAATCGCACTTGATTTATCCATCTATCTGGAAGCAGTTCACTGTGTATTGCTTTTGCAAA gtCCTCTATCCATGGAGAATACTTTTTTCAGAAATAATGGCGATGGTGCAGATTTTGTGAATATAGTGCTAAAGCTTCCATTTACCCATTCTTTTGTGCTCAGTGAGTCTAATCCTCCCTGGAGAACGAAATGTCTCTCTGTCCAAGTTCAGTCCAAGATTGGTCCTAGCTTAAAAACTGAAAGCATTCTTGAAGTCTTGGATTTGGGTCTCCATGATGAAGCTGATGAGGTTAGAATTGAAGCTGTCATTTCTATGCCGGTGATTGTCTTGTGGTCTGGTCTTGATGTGCTAAGACATGTCTTCAGAAGGCTGGA TTTTTTGGAGAATGAGAAGCATGAGAAGGTTAAGAAGATTATTCCCTTTTCTCTTGGTTTTTTGGCATGTCTTTATGGACTTTGCAATGTTGTTGCTGGTCTGGATGAAACTGCATGCAAATTGTTCTTCAAAAGTGAAAATGAGAAATGGAGTCAGTTTGTGGAACATGTATTGGAAGGATTTTGGTGTCCAAAGTGTGATGGTAGAATAGCAAACGATCATGAGTTGCGTTCTAAAATTCTACATCTGCCTGATATACAGACAGTAGAGATTGGTCTGGATCATGACTATATCCATCTACAGTCCATATTTTTCAATCTTCTTTATGATGAGTCATCAGAAGAGGTTCAAGTTGCATGTGTGGGAGTAATTCGAAGAATCCTCTTACATGGGGTTCCGGATATTGTGCTTAAAACAAAATCTGAATGGGTAAAATGTGTCGAAAATCTGCTCCTTCACAAAAAGAAGGCTGTAAGAGAAGCATTCTGCATGCAGATTAGTTTCTTCCTTGAGGATTCTGTTTTGAGTTGTTTATTTCTGGATGGGGAGGCATCAGATAAAACTAAAGAACAGAAGTTTTTAGACAAAATAAAGCATGCTTTGGCAGCAGCTGAAGATCCTCAGGTCTTTGAGACACTTTTGGAATCTACTGCAGAAATTATGATTGCTGTTGATATTCAGAGTCAAATTTTCTTGTTCTCTCTTATATTGTTGGTTGATCAGCTTGATAATCCCCATTTGACAGTGAGAATGACTGCATCAAGGTTAATACACAGATCTTGCTTCTTCCATCTTAAAGGAGGTTTTGAACTAATCCTTTCAAAAGTTGTTCATATTCGGAATGAACTCTATGATTATTTATCCACGAGGGTTGCAAGCCGTCCAAAAATGGTCCAAGAGTTTGCAGAGTCTGTTATTGGTGTTGAGACTGAAGACCTTGTCAAGAAAATGGTTCCTGTTGTTCTTCCAAAGCTTGTTGTCACTCAGCAGGATGATAATCTAGCAGTTGTCACCTTACAAGAGTTGGCTAAGTGTTTGGACACAGATATGGTGCCACTGATAGTTAATTGGCTTCCAAAAGTGCTTGCTTTTGCTCTTCATCGAGCTGATGGTCAAGAATTATTCTCTGCTTTGCAGTTTTATCATGTGCATACTGGTTCTAATAACCAGGAGATCTTTGCTGCTGCATTGCCTGCACTGTTGGACGAACTTGTGTGCTTTTTGGATGTTGGTGATTTGGATGAAATAAGCAAAAG GTTAGCAAGAGTACCACAGATGATAAAAGAAGTTGCAAAAGTTCTGACTGGCAGTGAAGATCTTCCAGGCTTCTTGAGGAATCATTTTGTTGGTCTCCTTAATAGTATTGATAGAAAAATGCTCCATGCTGAGGATCTAGCACTACAGAAACAAGCCTTGAAACGTATTGAGATGCTAATTAAATTAATGGGTTCTCATCTTAGCACTTATGTGCCAAAACTTATGGTTCTTCTCATGCATGCGATTGATAAAGAATCGCTCCAGTCTGAGGGTCTCTCAGTTTTGCACTTCTTCATTGGGCAGTTGGCAAAGGTATCGCCATCTAGCACTAAACATGTAATTTCTCAAGTTTTTGCTGCTCTTATCCCCTTcctggagagagagaaagaaaatcttTCCATTCATTTGAATAAAGTAGTGGAAATTCTAGAAGAACTTGTGTTTGAGAACAAGGCTATCCTAAAGCAGCATATCCGCGAGTTTCCTCCATTGCCCAGCATTCCTGCTTTAATGAAAGTGAATGAAGTTATACAAGATGCACGTGGGTCAATGAATTTGAAGGATCAATTGCTAGATATTGTGGATGGTTTAGATCACGAGAACTTAAATGTGAGGTATATGGTGGCATGTGAGCTGAGCAAACTTCTGAACCTAAGAAGGGATGACATCACAGCTTTGATCACTGGGGAAGCAGGTTCACATATGGATGTCCTGAGCTCTTTGATTACATCCCTACTTAGAGGATGTGCAGAAGAATCAAGGACTGTAGTGGGTCAGCGGCTTAAGTTGATATGTGCCGATTGCCTTGGAGCACTAGGAGCAGTTGACCCTGCCAAAGTAAAGGGTATTTCATGCCAGCGCTTCAAAATTGAATGCTCAGATGATGATCTTATCTTTGAGTTGATCCACAAGCATCTGGCCAGGGCTTTTAGAGCTGCACCTGATACCATTGTCCAAGATTCAGCTGCATTGGCAATACAGGAGCTGCTAAAGATTGCAGGTTGTGAGGCATCACTTGATGAGAACATGGCACTTTCTACACTGCAAACACTGAAAGATAAAGAACCTTTAAAAGTCTCTATTTCTGGGGTTAAGAGCATAGATTGTTGTGATGAGATGAGTAGGAGGGGTCAGAGGTTATGGGACCGATTCTCTAATTATGTTAAAGAGATAATAGCTCCTTGCTTAACCTCTAGATTTCAACTTCCAAATGTAGTTGATTCTGCATCTGCTGGCCCAATTTACCGCCCTTCTATGTCTTTCAGAAGATGGATATTCTTTTGGATCAGGAAACTGACTGTGCTTGCAACTGGTTCTCGTGCGAGTATTTTCAATTCCTGTCGAGGTATAGTGCGCCATGATATGCAAACAGCAATATATCTGCTGCCCTATTTAGTCCTGAATGCTGTCTGTCATGGCAGCAAGGAAGCACGCTATGGAATAACAGCAGAGATCCTATCTGTTCTTGATGCAGCAGCATCAGATAATAGTGGGGCTGCAGATCATGAAAGTGGTGGGCAAAGTGAAGTGTGCATTCAAGCTGTGTTCACTCTTCTTGATAACCTTGGGCAGTGGGTGGATGATGTAGAACAAGATATCGCTCTTTCTCAATCTTTTCAATCAGCTGTTTCTAGGCAACAATCATCCAAGTTAAAGGATCAAAATCCCAATCCAACAGATTCAGACCTCCTCCTAATACAGTGTAAATATGTTTCAGAGCTTTTGGCTGCAATTCCAAAGGTGACCCTAGCCAAGGCCTCCTTCAGATGCCAGGCTTATGCTAGGTCATTGATGTACTTTGAATCTCATGTGCGGGGAAAGTCAGGATCTTTCAATCCTGCAGCTGAGAAGGGTGGCTTCTTCGAGGATGAAGATATCTCATTTCTAATGGAAATATACAGTGGTTTGGATGAGCCTGATGGTCTATCTGGCCTAGCATGTTTACGCACATCATTAAGTTTGCAAGACCAGCTTTTAATCAACAAGAAAGCAGGAAACTGGGCTGAAGTTTTAACTTCTTCTGAGCAGGCTTTGCAGATGGAGCCCACCTCGGTGCAGAGGCATTCAGATGTTCTTAATTGTTTACTGAACATGTGCCACCTCCAGGCTATGGTTATTCACGTGGATGGTTTAATATCTAGAATTCCTAAATACAAGAAAACTTGGTGCATGCAAGGTGTTCAGGCAGCATGGAGGCTTAGCAGGTGGGAGTTGATGGATGAGTACCTTGATGGGGCTGACAAGGAAGGTTTACTTTGCAGCAGCTCCGAGAGTAATGCTTCCTTTGACATGGATGTTGTGAAAATTCTCCAGGCCATGATGAAGAAAGACCAGTTCTCAGTTGCTGAGAAAATTGCTCTGTCCAAACAAGCTCTGATTGCTCCTCTAGCTGCTGCTGGTATGGATTCTTATACACGGGCTTACCCATTTGTTGTAAAGCTCCACATGCTAAGGGAGCTGGAGGACTTCCATCAACTCCTTGTTGACGAGTCTTTTTTGGAGAAATCATTCGATTTGGCTGATCTGagatttacaaaaatgatggaaaacTGGGGAAATCGGCTCAGATTTACACAGCCATCCCTTTGGGCAAGAGAGCCACTTCTGGCTTTACGAAGATTGGTTCTTGGTGCAAGCGGTCTTGGTGCTCAAGTTGGTGACTGCTGGCTTCAATATGCAAAGCTCTGTCGCTCAGCTGGTCATTATGAGACAGCTAACCGAGCAATTCTGGAAGCTCAGGCTTCAGGTTCACCGAATGTTCACATGGAAAAAGCTAAGCTTCTTTGGAGCACTAGGCGATCTGATGGTGCCATTGCGGAGCTGCAACAGTCTCTCCTGAACATGCCTGTAGAGATCGTAGGTTCTGCCgcaatatcatcaattaccagCCGCTCACTGGTTCCAGCTAACCCTCCACCTTTACTTTGTGATACACAAACATCAAATGAGAATAGAGATATTGCAAAGACCCTCCTCCTATATTCTAGGTGGATCCATTACACTGGACAGAAGCAGAAGGAAGATGTGATGAGTCTTTATTCTAGGGTGAGAGAACTGCAACCCAGATGGGAGAAAGGATACTTCTATATGGCCAAGTATTGTGATGAAGTACTTGTTGATGCCAGGAAACGGCAGGAAGAGAATTTTGAACCGTGCCCCAGGATAATACCTTCAAAATCTGCCATTGTTGCTTCTACAAATTTAAATTCTGAGAAGCATTGGTGGTCTTACCTTCCTGATGTGCTGTTGTTTTATGCTAAGGGGCTTCATAGAGGCCACAAGAATCTCTTTCAAGCACTTCCCAGGTTGTTGACCCTGTGGTTTGACTTTGGAAGTGTTTATCAAAGAAGTGGATCATCATCGAATAAAGAATGGAAAAATATCCATGGAAAG GTAATGGGTATTATGCGAGGCTGTTTGAAGGATTTGCCTACATATCAGTGGTTAACAGTTTTGCCTCAGTTGGTTTCTAGAATTTGCCACCagaatgaagaaattgttcGTCTAGTCAAACTCATCATCACCTCTGTTCTCCGTCAATATCCACAGCAAGCCCTTTGGATTATGGCTGCAGTTTCAAAATCCACAGTACCTTCAAGGCGGGAGGCAGCTGCAGAGATCATACAAGCTGCACGAAAAGGGTCCAGCTCAGGAAACAGCGGCAACAATTTGTTTGTTCAGTTTGCTACTCTGATCGATCATCTAATCAGGTTGTGCTTCCATTCAGGCCAGCCAAAGGCAAGGACAATCAATCTCTCAACCGAATTTAGTGCCTTGAAGAGGATGATGCCACTGGGAATTATAATGCCAATCCAACAATCTCTTACTGTCACTCTACCAGCATATGAAATGAATCATGGTGACTCACTTATCTCTGATATCTTCACCTCAGATCTCCCTACAATATCTGGAATAGCTGATGAGGCTGAGATCCTCTCTTCTCTTCAGCGACCGAAGAAA ATCGTTTTGTTAGGTAGTGATGGTGTCCAATGTCCATTCCTTTGCAAACCTAAGGATGATCTGAGGAAGGATGCTCGAATGATGGAATTCACTGCAATGATAAACCGTTTATTATCCAAATATCCTGAAAGTCGTCGGAGAAAGCTTTATATCCGCACCTTTGCAGTTATTCCACTAACTGAGGACTGTGGAATGGTAGAATGGGTACCCCACACTCGTGGTCTCCGTCATATACTTCAAGATATTTATATTTCCTGCGGGAAATTTGATAGGCAAAAGACTAATCCTCAAATTAAGCGGATTTATGATCAATGCCAAGGTAAAATGTTGGAAGATGAGATGCTGAAGAACAAAATCCTTCCAATGTTCCCTCCTGTTTTCCACAAATGGTTCTTGAACAACTTCTCTGAGCCAGCTGCCTGGTTCAGGGCTCGGCTTGCTTATTCACACACTACAGCAGTCTGGTCCATGGTTGGGCATATTGTGGGCCTGGGTGACCGGCATGGTGAAAATATTCTCTTTGATTCTACCACAGGAGACTGTGTTCATGTTGATTTCAGTTGCTTATTTGACAAAGGCTTGCAGCTGGAGAAGCCAGAGCTGGTGCCTTTTAGGCTAACCCAG AACATGATTGATGGTTTGGGAATTACTGGATATGAAGGCATTTTTCTGAGGGTCTCTGAAATAACACTTTCAGTACTGAGGACACATAGGGAGACTTTAGTGAGCATTCTTGAAACGTTCATCCATGATCCTCTTGTGGAGTGGACAAAATCTCATAAATCCAGTGGGGTTGAAGTTCAGAACCCCCATGCACAG AGAGCCATCAGTAATATAGAGGCCAGATTGCAAGGAATTGTTGTTGGGGTTGGAGCAGCACCATCATTGCCTCTAGCTGTAGAAGGTCAGGCTCGTCGCTTGATTGCAGAAGCAGTCTCACACAAAAATCTTGGGAAGATGTATATATGGTGGATGCCTTGGTTCTAA